One Halobacterium zhouii genomic region harbors:
- a CDS encoding DUF5789 family protein, with translation MADENGEEEDDAPAVELGEGSSVEGAPLARVASRLTWGLQKSEIARKEGETEIRTPDGPQTLVTLLEDVDVPYFESRQEFESEVREAIGSGPVPTNE, from the coding sequence ATGGCTGACGAGAACGGCGAGGAGGAAGACGATGCGCCCGCCGTCGAGCTCGGTGAGGGGTCGTCCGTCGAGGGCGCGCCGCTCGCTCGCGTGGCGTCCCGGCTGACGTGGGGGCTCCAGAAGAGCGAGATAGCGCGCAAGGAAGGCGAGACGGAGATTCGAACGCCCGACGGCCCGCAAACCCTCGTGACGCTCCTCGAGGACGTCGACGTGCCGTACTTCGAGTCCCGCCAGGAGTTCGAGTCCGAGGTCCGGGAGGCGATTGGCTCCGGGCCGGTGCCGACGAACGAGTAG
- a CDS encoding DUF7139 domain-containing protein — translation MTSLGETYDRRAGEASQRRVYLGTGLFAAGALLVVGGILAGATGLLITNGFGPYESREIAGILAGLGIPAVFVGIFSVLPANQLQRAAAAVGSGLAVLGVMLFRAAYPENWYAGATSVPSTETLAFVVVYFAGIITTFWCLFTAVATFKTRNDPGGTVTLTVTKDGETHTVEVPAGNVESAREALTSGSFGGVGVFGGVEDPEQQTRANTAQPDPSPGPASASVSDGGATSQDITSPLDEEMVDDDAAVGPDEYCGNCTHFDYAETGDGMQPYCGLYDEDMDDMEACEWWEPNN, via the coding sequence ATGACGAGCCTCGGGGAAACCTACGACCGCCGCGCGGGGGAGGCGAGCCAGCGCCGCGTCTACCTCGGCACCGGCCTGTTCGCTGCTGGCGCGCTCCTCGTGGTGGGGGGTATTCTCGCGGGCGCGACTGGACTGCTCATCACGAACGGCTTCGGGCCCTACGAGAGCCGGGAGATCGCGGGCATCCTCGCGGGCCTGGGCATCCCAGCGGTGTTCGTCGGCATCTTCTCGGTGCTCCCGGCGAACCAACTGCAGCGCGCCGCCGCGGCCGTCGGCTCCGGACTGGCGGTGCTCGGCGTGATGTTGTTCCGCGCCGCGTACCCCGAGAACTGGTACGCGGGCGCGACGAGCGTCCCGTCGACGGAAACGCTGGCGTTCGTCGTCGTCTACTTCGCGGGCATCATCACGACGTTCTGGTGTCTGTTCACCGCCGTGGCGACGTTCAAGACGCGCAACGACCCCGGCGGAACGGTGACGCTCACCGTGACGAAGGACGGCGAGACACACACCGTCGAGGTACCCGCGGGCAACGTCGAGAGCGCGCGCGAAGCGCTCACCTCCGGTAGCTTCGGTGGCGTCGGCGTGTTCGGCGGCGTCGAGGACCCCGAGCAACAGACGCGCGCGAACACTGCACAGCCCGACCCGTCGCCCGGCCCGGCGTCCGCGTCCGTCTCCGACGGCGGCGCGACCAGCCAGGACATCACGTCCCCACTCGACGAGGAGATGGTCGACGACGACGCCGCTGTCGGCCCGGACGAGTACTGCGGGAACTGCACGCACTTCGACTACGCCGAGACCGGCGACGGCATGCAGCCCTATTGTGGCCTCTACGACGAGGACATGGACGATATGGAGGCCTGCGAGTGGTGGGAGCCGAACAACTGA